A region of Streptomyces sp. WMMC500 DNA encodes the following proteins:
- a CDS encoding SpoIIE family protein phosphatase: MGAPFWQSSAPGSIYDHIKVASFALDAEGHIEQWSARAEELLGISAAEVLGCDAVEALVPEELRADVGEKVAEILDGREWTGLLPYRRPAAPGAGGAGHSAADGIAELYVMPTTGAGGTRGAVCLAVDAYALRRIETDLAASQAVFGQAPMGFLLFGSDLRLVRVNERVAAAFGGTVASHTGRTPRDYLPRAEAERVTAALRQVLDTGEPVTDMQILGPTAEEPQTSSAAQAAQAAREGQPGGLRWSISLYRVHSRTGRPMGVAAVVSDVTRRRRAESEAASARRNLALLNEAGARIGNSLDLETTARELLGVTVPQFCDMACVDVYQSLIDGDEGRPGLADGSAELRRVAFASAVSDAPVTAVGSTHRFDFHSPHAAALRTAQVRRVPGGVDEGDGGLVQTTLAVPLVAGDTVVGLVQFSRARGSEDFGERDAALGAQLAARAAVCIDNARLYRREHSRALILQRSLLPPGDPEAAGLDIACRYLPGNTATEVGGDWFDVIDLPGHRTALVVGDVMGRGLRAAVAMGELRTAVRTLAMLDLEPAEVLAALDEIAGGLGGVSDEVYLATCSYVVYDAVTRRCTFANAGHLPPAVVEPGEPPLLLEVPTGMPLGVGGEPFEEVEVELPDGALLALYTDGLVESRDHGLDEGLEEFRKSLSDNAQPLEDVCDHVLDTLYTRHGEDDIALLMARIRGLPADAVGDWRLPAEPRSVALAREHARTQLAAWHLEPLIDTTELLVSELVTNALRHGEGGRSGGGEPEIRLRLLLDRTLVCEVWDSNLVQPRRRRARDTDEGGRGLQLVSMLSRNWGSRRTHRGKTVWYELALPGSGPLPEPDAEALFSAF; this comes from the coding sequence GTGGGAGCACCGTTCTGGCAGAGCAGTGCGCCGGGCTCCATCTATGACCACATCAAGGTGGCCTCCTTCGCACTGGACGCGGAGGGGCACATCGAGCAGTGGAGTGCCCGCGCCGAGGAACTCCTCGGCATCTCCGCCGCCGAGGTGCTGGGCTGCGACGCCGTCGAGGCACTGGTTCCCGAGGAACTGCGCGCGGACGTGGGGGAGAAGGTCGCCGAGATCCTCGACGGGCGGGAGTGGACCGGCCTGCTGCCCTACCGCAGACCGGCCGCGCCCGGCGCCGGCGGGGCCGGGCACTCCGCCGCCGACGGCATCGCCGAGCTGTACGTCATGCCCACCACCGGCGCCGGCGGCACCCGCGGCGCCGTGTGCCTCGCCGTCGACGCGTACGCGCTGCGCCGTATCGAGACCGACCTCGCCGCCTCGCAGGCCGTTTTCGGCCAGGCTCCCATGGGGTTCCTGCTGTTCGGCAGCGACCTGCGGCTCGTACGCGTCAACGAGCGGGTCGCCGCCGCCTTCGGCGGCACCGTCGCCTCCCACACCGGCCGCACGCCCCGCGACTACCTCCCGCGCGCCGAAGCCGAGCGCGTCACCGCCGCGCTCCGGCAGGTCCTCGACACCGGCGAGCCCGTCACCGACATGCAGATCCTCGGGCCCACCGCCGAGGAGCCGCAGACCAGTTCCGCCGCCCAGGCCGCCCAGGCCGCGCGCGAGGGGCAGCCGGGCGGCCTCAGGTGGTCCATATCGCTGTACCGCGTGCACAGCCGTACCGGCCGGCCCATGGGCGTCGCCGCCGTCGTCTCCGACGTCACCCGCCGCCGCCGCGCCGAGAGCGAGGCCGCCAGCGCCCGCCGCAACCTCGCGCTGCTCAACGAGGCCGGCGCCCGCATCGGCAACTCGCTCGACCTGGAGACCACCGCCCGCGAACTGCTCGGCGTCACCGTCCCGCAGTTCTGCGACATGGCCTGCGTCGACGTCTACCAGAGCCTCATCGACGGCGACGAGGGCCGCCCCGGCCTCGCCGACGGCAGCGCCGAGCTGCGCCGCGTCGCCTTCGCCAGCGCCGTCTCCGACGCCCCCGTCACCGCCGTCGGCTCCACCCACCGCTTCGACTTCCACTCCCCGCACGCCGCCGCACTGCGCACCGCGCAGGTACGCCGGGTGCCGGGCGGCGTCGACGAGGGTGACGGCGGGCTCGTGCAGACGACGCTCGCCGTGCCGCTGGTCGCCGGGGACACCGTCGTCGGGCTCGTGCAGTTCTCGCGCGCCCGCGGCAGCGAGGACTTCGGCGAACGCGACGCCGCCCTCGGCGCGCAGCTCGCCGCCCGCGCCGCCGTCTGCATCGACAACGCCCGCCTCTACCGCCGCGAGCACTCCCGCGCCCTCATCCTCCAGCGCAGCCTGCTCCCGCCCGGCGACCCCGAGGCCGCGGGCCTCGACATCGCCTGCCGCTACCTGCCCGGCAACACCGCCACCGAGGTCGGCGGCGACTGGTTCGACGTCATCGATCTGCCCGGCCACCGCACCGCGCTCGTCGTCGGCGACGTCATGGGCCGCGGCCTGCGCGCCGCCGTCGCCATGGGCGAACTGCGCACCGCCGTACGCACCCTGGCCATGCTCGACCTGGAGCCGGCCGAGGTGCTCGCCGCCCTCGACGAGATCGCCGGCGGCCTCGGCGGCGTCTCCGACGAGGTCTACCTCGCCACCTGCTCGTACGTCGTCTACGACGCCGTCACCCGGCGCTGCACCTTCGCCAACGCCGGCCACCTGCCGCCGGCCGTCGTCGAACCCGGGGAGCCGCCGCTGCTGCTGGAGGTGCCGACGGGCATGCCGCTGGGCGTCGGCGGCGAGCCCTTCGAGGAGGTCGAGGTCGAACTGCCGGACGGCGCGCTCCTCGCCCTCTACACCGACGGCCTCGTGGAGTCCCGCGACCACGGCCTGGACGAGGGCCTGGAGGAGTTCCGCAAGTCGCTCTCCGACAACGCGCAGCCGCTGGAGGACGTCTGCGACCACGTACTCGACACGCTCTACACCCGGCACGGAGAGGACGACATCGCCCTGTTGATGGCCCGCATCCGCGGCCTGCCCGCCGACGCCGTCGGCGACTGGCGGCTGCCCGCGGAACCCCGCTCGGTCGCGCTCGCCCGCGAACACGCCCGCACGCAGCTCGCCGCCTGGCACCTGGAGCCGCTGATCGACACCACCGAGCTGCTCGTCAGCGAGCTGGTGACGAACGCGCTCCGGCACGGCGAGGGCGGCCGCAGCGGCGGCGGCGAACCGGAGATCCGGCTCCGCCTGCTGCTGGACCGCACGCTGGTGTGCGAGGTGTGGGACAGCAACCTGGTCCAGCCGCGCCGCCGCCGCGCCCGGGACACCGACGAGGGCGGGCGCGGGCTGCAGTTGGTCAGCATGCTCAGCCGGAACTGGGGCAGCAGGCGCACGCACCGCGGCAAGACGGTCTGGTACGAACTGGCCCTCCCGGGCAGCGGCCCGCTCCCGGAACCGGACGCGGAAGCACTGTTCTCGGCGTTCTGA